The following are from one region of the Lytechinus variegatus isolate NC3 chromosome 4, Lvar_3.0, whole genome shotgun sequence genome:
- the LOC121412641 gene encoding CD63 antigen-like: MVAGCGPKIAKLFLFIFNFSIWATGIALITVGSYVTAKQADYQELFAEDTLVIVCALTIAIGCFTFIVGFCGCCGAMKEGVCLLKTYWFLMLLIICGEITAGVLAFVYNEQIEESMLKGMTTTINETYPITDASREAVDGVQEASKCCGASGYVDYVGCKNCPLNEAVPVSCCVTDADITQCQLGTKGVPLNPELVNDVGCVEASIEIVQDNFILIGAVCIALLVFEILTMVFTCCVIDGIQKGEFK; this comes from the exons atggttgCCGGCTGTGGACCCAAAATCGCCAAGCTTTTCTTATTCATCTTCAACTTTAGCATATGG GCCACCGGTATCGCCCTTATAACCGTCGGGTCCTACGTGACTGCCAAACAGGCCGACTACCAGGAGCTATTTGCGGAGGACACCTTGGTGATTGTTTGTGCTTTGACAATAGCCATAGGATGTTTCACTTTCATTGTGGGATTCTGCGGGTGCTGTGGTGCAATGAAAGAAGGCGTTTGCCTCTTGAAAACG TACTGGTTCTTGATGCTGCTAATTATTTGCGGTGAGATTACTGCAGGTGTATTGGCATTCGTTTACAATGAACAG ATTGAAGAAAGCATGTTGAAAGGAATGACCACAACGATTAACGAAACTTATCCAATTACAGATGCCTCTAGGGAAGCAGTAGACGGTGTCCAAGAAGCG tcCAAGTGCTGTGGTGCGAGTGGATACGTTGATTACGTAGGCTGCAAGAACTGTCCTCTGAACGAAGCGGTACCCGTGTCGTGCTGCGTAACAGACGCAGACATAACGCAATGTCAGTTGGGTACAAAAGGTGTGCCCCTTAATCCAGAACTTGTGAATGACGTG GGTTGCGTTGAAGCATCAATTGAAATAGTCCAGGACAACTTTATTCTCATTGGCGCAGTTTGTATCGCTCTTTTGGTCTTCGAG ATTTTGACAATGGTCTTCACCTGTTGCGTAATCGATGGCATACAGAAGGGGGAATTTAAATG a
- the LOC121413816 gene encoding CD63 antigen-like: MVAGCGPKIAKLFLFIFNFCLWLCGVVLIGGGSYVAAKHNDYEDLFADNAILTVSWIAIGIGLFIFVVGFSGCCGAMKESSCLLKLYFFFVLLIVLAEGSLGIVTFVFSGDIEDSMTKGMQESINENYGLKEGTTEVIDDVQKTFHCCGATGYGDYKTSKHLQEGLAVPGSCCKEPGCDTSGPKGNPYNQRAIWTEGCVHATKDTIKNHYLAIGGAAFGLLIFEIITMVFACCVIKGIDNGYEKYA; this comes from the exons atggttGCGGGCTGTGGGCCAAAGATTGCCAAACTTTTCCTGTTCATCTTCAACTTCTGTCTTTGG CTATGCGGTGTCGTCTTGATTGGTGGGGGAAGTTATGTTGCTGCTAAGCACAATGACTACGAAGATCTCTTTGCAGACAACGCCATTCTGACAGTATCGTGGATCGCTATCGGTATCGGTTTGTTCATTTTTGTGGTCGGATTCTCAGGATGTTGTGGCGCCATGAAAGAGAGCTCTTGCCTTCTTAAACTG TACTTTTTCTTTGTTCTGCTGATAGTATTGGCTGAAGGGTCTTTGGGGATCGTTACATTTGTGTTTAGCGGTGAT ATCGAGGATAGTATGACGAAGGGCATGCAAGAGTCTATCAATGAGAATTATGGTTTGAAAGAAGGCACAACCGAAGTGATCGATGATGTTCAGAAAACG tttcattGTTGCGGTGCTACTGGATACGGGGATTACAAGACTTCTAAGCACCTGCAAGAAGGGTTGGCTGTACCAGGATCGTGCTGTAAAGAGCCAGGGTGCGATACCAGTGGACCTAAAGGAAACCCTTATAATCAACGTGCTATCTGGACAGAA GGTTGTGTGCATGCCACGAAAGACACCATCAAGAATCATTACCTTGCTATAGGAGGAGCAGCGTTCGGTCTTCTTATTTTTGAG ATTATAACGATGGTATTTGCTTGCTGTGTCATAAAAGGAATCGACAACGGTTATGAAAAATACgcataa